The following proteins are encoded in a genomic region of Coffea eugenioides isolate CCC68of chromosome 6, Ceug_1.0, whole genome shotgun sequence:
- the LOC113774950 gene encoding transcription factor bHLH106 yields the protein MQPQNLSENLDLYDYLAGTTSFSDAGAYCLPRNYDFQGVAQTQSLYNNTSFYSLEMSDVTESSPEARALAASQQHKEAERRRRERINSHLDKLRTLLPCNTKTDKASLLAKVVQRVRELKQQTSEIMQLECFPSEADEISVMLNDDSNDGKLLIKASLCCEDRSDLIPDLNEILKSFHLSPLKAEIVTLGGRVRNVIILAGDKSQTDDESVPSLRDALRSLVQRSNHASGDRPKRRRVFDQGIVS from the exons ATGCAGCCACAGAACTTGTCGGAAAATCTTGACCTCTATGATTATCTCGCCGGAACCACCAGCTTCTCTGATGCCGGAGCCTACTGTTTGCCCCGGAACTATGACTTTCAGGGCGTGGCTCAAACTCAGAGCCTGTATAATAATACATCATTCTACTCTCTGGAGATGTCTGATGTTACTGAAAGTAGCCCTGAAGCTAGAGCTCTTGCTGCTTCTCAACAGCATAAAGAAGCTGAGAGACGAAGGAGAGAGAGAATCAACTCTCATCTTGATAAGCTCAGAACCCTTCTTCCTTGTAATACAAAA ACGGATAAAGCTTCGCTACTTGCAAAAGTTGTTCAACGAGTAAGGGAGTTGAAACAGCAGACTTCAGAGATTATGCAACTTGAATGCTTCCCATCTGAGGCTGATGAAATCTCAGTGATGTTAAATGACGATTCAAATGATGGAAAGTTACTAATCAAGGCTTCTTTATGTTGCGAAGATCGGTCCGATCTCATACCGGACCTAAATGAGATACTCAAATCATTCCACTTGAGTCCGTTGAAAGCTGAAATTGTTACTTTGGGAGGAAGAGTTCGAAATGTGATCATCTTAGCTGGTGACAAAAGTCAAACTGATGATGAATCAGTTCCATCCCTGAGAGATGCATTAAGGTCCCTAGTTCAACGTTCAAATCATGCCTCTGGAGATAGGCCAAAAAGGCGAAGAGTTTTTGACCAAGGAATAGTAAGTTGA